CGAACCAGTATCTTTTTTCGTGTAGTGAATCCGTCTGAGTAAACGACACCATCACAACAATGATTCGGTACATATGGGTTATTGGATATTTCAGCCCTATTTAATAGTGAATTAAAATGAATTTGAGTTAGAGGTATGGCAAGTTCTTCAGGGTTTTGAACAAACCAATCTACTAGTATTCGCTCTGCAATATATGGGTCGATATGACTAGATATTTCATTTACAAGGGGGAGTTTAGAAATACAGTAGGTTTCAAAAATTATGTTAGGAATGTCCTCAAGGACAACTTTTTTGAGAATATCAACCGAAGTTCCGTTCAGGCGTGAAACGTATAATAAAAAGAACCATGAATACACATTGTTAACATTCAGATCAATTGAATTTTTGGCCGCTAGAATCGATTCTTTATAGTTCTGTAAACGGTGATATAACTGTGCTTCTATTAGCCACACTGAAGAGTTTTTGTCTTCAAAACTTATATTGTTCAACTGATTTTTAAGCTGTTCGTACTTTTCGCTAGCAAGCAAAGCATTTAAGTAACATTCTAGCATTGGCGATACCCAAGGCGAATTTGGTAATATTGTTCCCAAGAATGCAACTGCACATAAAGATAAATCTAGCTCTACAAGGTTGTCACTCAAATCTTTGATAATTAAAGGATTGATTTCATTAAGCCTGTTGGCGTGATTTTTTAAAAAGTATTTTGCAAGCTCTTCTACTCCAGCTACAAGTTTTTTGTTTTCCTTATCGCAAATTTTTGCCTTTAAGTTTAACTCAATAAATAAGTCGAAATAATCTTTCCCTGTTTGAACCTGACCGCCATCATCAAACCATTTATTAATTGTATAGCTGGATATCTTGTTTTCTCGGATTGCGGCATCTAAATTTAAGCAACTATCAAGGTCAAGTATTGATTCTACTAGCTCAAATTTAGTGTTTTGTAATGATGTTTTTGATGTTATCTGATTTATTTTGTCGGAAATTTTTGGGTCTATCTTTCGAATTTCATTGATGTATTCGGCTCCCAATTCAATTAATCTTCTATTAAAAAAATGTGTAATATTTAGAAGGTTAATCAATACCAACATATATCTATCATCCTTGGTATTAATGCAATTATTTAGTTGAGTGATAAGCTGGTCAATATCTTTCTTAATAGTACTTGTTAACAGTAGATAGTGCGTCGACTGATTATTTGTAACAATCAAACAGCTTTCGCAGAAAAGGAGCAGTGTCTTAGCGTTACTAGAAGGGTAGCTTTCATTGAGAAAAGTTCCGATACTTGTTGCTAGCCCAAAGTCATTATTTCGAAAGCCCCTCTGGTTAAGCCTATTAATTCTTGTTCAGAAAGATCATACTTCCGAGAACCTTCAAACTTATTCTTAATTTCATCGTGAGTTGCGATAAACTCAAAAAAAGCCTCTTCTATGTAAGGTGTTTTCCGTGGAAGATCGGAATATCGCTCTCTGGCAATTTGGGGCTGGTTTCGTGATTCTAAGTCCAGCAGTATTGAGGTAACAGCGTCTCTTATTTCTGAAGAAATAGCTGAGTTTTTGGACAGTTCTATTAATAGTTTTTTATCACTTGGTGCTGTAGCTTTAGTCAGGCTAATTTTTATTGATAGAGCCGCTAGGATGTTTCGAACATCAATATCAAGAGATTCAATTCGCGTTAAAACATCCAGTTTATCTTCTGCTAGAGTTAGCGATCTAGACCTAATGTCACACATAATATTATTGATCACATGTTTAAGGTTATCTGCTTCAACTCCTGTAGTCGTTGCTATTTCTCTTAGTAGTTTTATCGCTGTTGCTTTAAATAGTCCCTCATGTTTGGCGCAGACATGGTCCAGACTTTCTGATAGTTTTCTTAAATGTTTAAGAGCTTCATGTTCTTCGGTTAAAAAGAAATCTTGAGGGTTACTTACATTTTTTTACAAATTGCCACTGCTCAATCAGTGCTTTTACCCAGTCTTCTCGTTCTGGAATTGTAGAGTCATGTAGTTTATTACGAATTATATTAAGACTATTGCGTTCGGTTAAATCATTGTAAGAATGGTTACTTGGAAACAGAGCGTAGGAACTCGCTAGACTGATATTAGGAGGTAGATCCTTAGCCCAATTTTCTATTGCTGAATGTAAGTCTTTTATCAGTTGGTTGTTTCGAAATGTACTCAAAATTCTATCGGTTATTTTAGTACCTGCATAACCAAGTAACCATGCTTCAAATGCTCCAACCACGTTGATGTCCTCTCAGTACAATTAATAGAATCTAGGCTAACAGTAACATGCTGGTGAGTTCAAAAGGAACAAATAATGCCTAACATCAACAATGAGTTATGGTTACCCCTTTGATCTATTATTAGCGTTTGGCTCGATATAATACTGCCCTAATGATTATATTGGTTCAAGAGCTAAGAATTAGAAATTAGTATATATACAAGAATTGGAATTGGAGCGAAAGTTTATGAGACTATCTAAACCTCAAAGGGTTACGGTTGATTGATAAAACTAAAATTAGCAAGAAGACCATATTAGGTTTAGTTAATCTTAAAGTGCTACATATTTGCTACACAGAACGCCAGAAACGAAAAAGCCGTAGTAAGTACTAACCTACTACGGCTTATCTGAATTGGTGGCCCCTCACAGACTTGAACTGTGGACCTGACGATTATGAGTCGTATGCTCTAACCAACTGAGCTAAGGGGCCGACTTAAGCTAGTCGTCACTAACAAAAGCGTGTGCAGTATACGAAGTTTATTTGTGCTTGTCACCTCTGATGTTGCAAGAATTCTATTGAAATGATTCAACTGGTTATCTGTTAATCAGTACATCTAAATATCCATAACAAGCTTGCAGGTATTTGTCGCACTTTAATGTCAAACAGAGAGGTTGATCGCAGTTACTGCGGATGACTTTTTTGTCACAACGTTACCCCGTGATGACTTGTGCTATTCAGCCTGAATCTCAGTGGTGATTTTTTTGTAAAAGTCCGTCCAAATGACAACTATCCTCATTGCCCCTCATTGCCAGGTCGTCGGCGCCATTTGGCCAAAAATGCTAACGCTTCCTCTATATCCCAGTGCTGTAGCGCATATTTAATCCGATTCTGTGAAGGCGGTATGTGTGCTTGGTTTTGTTTTGTTATTTTCTGTGATCAAGTTGACCAATAACGTTTTGATATCAGGGGGTTGCTCACGTTAACAGTACAAATTTCGAGCTGATTTGAAGGTTGAGATTAAGGTCTAAAGTATTTGCAGTATGTTGCGTTTAACTCTGCTAAAAAGGTAGACAAGGTATTATTACGTCAGTCAGTAAACCCATGTACTGCACCATAATAATGTGTTCTTAATAACGAGAATCGTTTTGGCTGCAAGTTACAATTATTTCTATTTTGATCCCAAATGGCTTTAGCTTGAAATCAAGGTAACAACAATACAAGCACGAGTATAAATTGGCAGTCTTAAATAGTTTGGGGCAAATATTTGCATGATATTAGTCGAAATCAGCATGCAGGAATGTCTGACCAAAATGCTTATCTTGGCTATGTCGAGGTCATCAAGTTACGGTGCAAAGTCGGCATAACGTTTTAGATGGAGTCTTCTAGGACTCTGTTCACATATAGATGACATGAATGGGGATACACACATGTTGCAATCTAATTTGACCGTGCTTGCCGATAAATTAGGCCAACTCCTTGAGCCTTCTCGAGTTCATACCGATTACATACGCCGCGTAGCTTGGGGTACAGACGCTTCTTTTTACCAAAAGCGCCCACAAATGGTTGTCCACACTAAAGATGAAGCTGAGGCGTCAAAAGTATTGGCGCAATGTTATCAGAGTGCGACTCCGGTGACCTTTAGGGCTGCAGGTACAGCGCTTTGTGGTCAGGCTATTTCTGATTCAGTTTTGATGGTTGCAGGCCTTCACTGGAATCGCTTTAAGGTGTTAGAAGCGGGTAAGAAGGTACAAATGCAGCCCGGAGTCATAGGTTCTAGACTGAATAGTGCGCTGGCGCCTCTGGGATGGAAATTTGGGCCAGATCCGGCCACCATAGCCTCTGCAATGGCGGGTGGGATTGTGTCTAATAATGCTTCTGGGATGAACTGTGGTACGCATCATAACTCTTATCAATTAATCGACTCTGCACGAATCATCTTTGCCGATGGTTCGATTTTAGACACCGCAAATGCGCAAAGTCGTGAAGCGTTTAAGCAACAGCATCCTGATATGATCAAAGGTATCGAAGCCATTCGTGACGAAATCATGGCTAATCAGGAACTCGTTAACCGTATCAAGCGTAAGTATTCGATTAAAAACGTAACGGGTTTTGGTATGAACTCTTTCGTTGATCATCATGATCCTATCGACATTATTTTACACTTGATGGTTGGCTCTGAAGGTGCCCTAGGGTTCTTATCTGAAATCACCATGAACAGTGTGGTTAAAAACAATTTTTCTGCATCGGCAATGGTGTATTTCGATTCACTTCGTGGAGCTTGTGAGGCCATTGTTGAGCTGCGACGAGATGCCTTCAACGAAACCAACGCTGCCGAGTTATTAGATAACTTTGCCCTCAAGGCTGTTGCTCAATCTAAGTATCAAACGCCAGACTTTCTAAAACATGTTCACAAAGATGTGACGGCGGTATTATTCGAGACCTTTGGCGACAGCCAGGAGCAGATTGATGCTAACGTTGCTAAAATGTCAGTGATTATGGCTAAGCACGGTTTGTATCGTGATGTCGAGTTCACCCAAGATCCAGCAGTTGTCACTAATATGTGGGCCATTCGTAAAGCAATTTTCCCGCTGGCCGGTTCAATGCGCCCAGTCGGTACGTCTTGTATTATCGAAGATATCGCCTTTCCTATTGAGGTGTTGCCACAAGCCACCATAGATTTACAAAACTTATCTTTTGCCCATGGTTATGATGATGCGGTGATCTATGGTCATGCCCTTGAAGGTAACTATCACGTTATCTTCGCTCAGGACTTTTCTACTAAAGCTGAAGTGGAACGTTTCGAAGGCTTTATGCAAGGAATGGCTGATCTAGTTGTTGGATATGACGGATCGCTTAAAGCTGAACACGGTACTGGCTTTGGCATGGCTGCATTCGTTGAAAAAGAATGGGGGAGCGCGGTCTATGACTTGATGAAGCGAGTTAAGAAAACCCTGGACCCAAACGGTATTTTAAACCCAGGGGTCATCATTAACGATGACCCACTCTGTCACGCAAAAGGCTTTAAGCCTATGCCAAAAGTGCATGATATTGTTGATAAATGCATTGAGTGTGGATTTTGTGAACCGCATTGTGTGGCCCATGGCTTAACCTTGTCTCCACGTCAACGTACTGCTGTTGCGCGTGTCATGAAAACCTTAGAAGCCACAGGTGATGAGCCTGACGTCTTGGCTGACCTAAAGAAGAACTATCCTTACTTTGCCATCGACACCTGCGCTGCAGATGGCTTGTGTAAACTCGGTTGTCCAATGGCAATTGATACCGGTAAATATATGAAAGTATTGCGGGCCGAAGGGGCCAGTAATATGGATAAGAAAATTTCTGATTTTACTGCCGATCGTTTTGGTAGCATGGAATCTGTGGCTCGATTTGCGCTAGGTGCCACTGACATTAGCCGTAAAGTGATTGGCGAATCAGGTATGGGGGCAATCACTAAAATCGTTCGTAAGATTATGCCTAGCATGCCGATCCCATTATGGACTGAAGGTATGCCGACACGGGGCAAAGCTTTACCAACGGCTAAAACCTCTGGTGACATGAAAGCTGTTTATTTTCCTGCATGTTTGAACCGTATGATGGGCACCAGTGCTAAACATGATGATCAGCGCTCTTTGCCTGAAACGATTGTGAGCCTATTCGAAAAGGCTAATATCGAGATGATCTTAGGTGAGAAGACCAAAGGCTTATGTTGTGGTCAGCCTTGGGAGTCTTATGGTCACGACGAAGCGGCTGATCGTAAGTCTGATGAGCTCTCTGTGTGGTTATTAAAGGCGTCTAACAATGGTGAATACCCAATTTTAGTGGCCACCACTGCCTGTCTTGAGCGGATGCGCCGAGCTTGTGATAGCCGTTTACAGATGTATGGCCCTGAAGAGTTTGCTTTTGAATTTTTGGTTGATCGTCTACACATAAACAAAGTTGTCGATAAAGTGGCTGTTCATCCAACCTGTACCACTCGTAAGCTTGGTATGGCTGGTAAGTTAACTGAGCTTGCCAAACTTTGTGCTACCGAGGTTGTGGTGCCTGAGAAGGTTGGGTGTTGTGGCATGGCGGGTAACCGCGGTATGAATTACCCTGAGCTTAATGAGCATGGTCTTCGTCATTTAAAAGAGGAGACTAAAGATCAAGGTTGTACTCATGGTTACTCAGTATCAGCAACCTGTGATGTTGGGTTAACGACCCACTCAGGTATTCCGTATAAAAATATCTTAACGCTACTCGATAAAGCATCTAGCAAAAAACAGCACTAATACGCTTATATTGATATTCATTAGCCCACGAAATAGCGTGGGCTTTTTTTTAGCTTTACGGATGTCATACCCATGTTATTCACTACCTGAACCGTTTATCGAGTGGCAAGCTTGGCAATCTATATAAAAAAACCCAGCATATGCTGGGTTTTTATGGTCTTGCTATAGAGCGTAAACCTTACGTTTACTCGTCTAAGAACGACTTTAAGATTTCTGAGCGAGAAGGGTGACGTAATTTACGTAACGCTTTAGCTTCAATTTGGCGAATACGTTCACGTGTTACATCAAACTGCTTGCCCACTTCTTCTAACGTGTGGTCGGTATTCATGTCGATACCAAAACGCATACGCAGTACTTTTGCTTCACGGGCTGTTAGGCCAGCTAGGACTTCGTGTGTCGCGTTCTTTAGACTTTCGCTTGTAGCAGAGTCTAATGGTAGCTCGAGGGTAGTGTCCTCGATAAAATCACCTAAATGCGAATCTTCATCGTCACCGATTGGGGTTTCCATTGAGATTGGCTCTTTAGCGATTTTCAGTACCTTACGAATTTTATCTTCAGGCATCATCATACGTTCTGCCAATTCTTCAGGAGACGGCTCACGGCCCATTTCTTGAAGCATTTGACGCGAAATACGATTCAACTTGTTGATGGTTTCGATCATGTGTACTGGAATACGGATCGTACGCGCTTGGTCAGCGATTGAACGAGTGATTGCCTGACGGATCCACCACGTTGCATAAGTCGAAAACTTGTAACCACGACGGTATTCAAACTTGTCTACCGCTTTCATCAAACCAATGTTACCTTCTTGAATCAAATCCAAGAACTGTAAACCACGGTTGGTGTATTTTTTAGCAATCGAGATAACCAAACGTAAGTTAGCTTCAACCATTTCTTTTTTCGCACGGCGAGCTTTCGCTTCACCGATAGACATACGACGGTTAATGTCTTTGATGCCTGCGATGGTTAAATCTGTTTCAACTTCGATAGCACCTAACTTAGTTACACAACGTGTGACGTCATCAGTGATCATACGCAAGCCTTCAGCGTAAGGCTTGGTGCTGGCTTTTTCTTTGTTGAACCAATCTAAGTTTGTTTCGTTGCCAGTGAATGCTTTAATAAAGTTTTTCTTTGGCATTTTAGCTTGTTCAACACACAGTTTAATGACCAAGCGTTCTTGAATTCGAACGCGGTCCATCATGTTGCGCATGCTTTTAACTAAACGGTCAAACTGTTTTGGTACTAAACGGAATTCTTTGAATAATTCACCAATAACAAATAATGAGCCAATCGCTTCAGGATGGTCACGGCCTTTTGTGGCAATGATCGCTAAGCTTTTTTTCGTAGGCTTCTCTAAGTTGAGTGAATTTTTCTTTAGCTTCTTCAGGATCAGGCCCTTTGTTGCCTTCTTCCTCTTCTTCATCGTCATCATCATCATCGTCATCATCATCGTCATCTTTTTTAGAGTCCGCTAATTCAGAACCAATGTTGGTGGCGGTAGGGGCGACGTCATCGTCGTCAGGATTGATAAATCCAGAGATAATATCAGACAAGCGCAATTCTTCAGCTTCATACTTATCGAATTGTTCTAAGATCATTGCAATCGCTTGAGGGTACTCACTGACAGAACTCTGTACAGTGTTGATACCTTCTTCGATACGTTTAGCAATAACAATTTCGCCTTCGCGGGTAAGTAGCTCTACCGTGCCCATCTCACGCATATACATGCGTACAGGGTCTGTGGTTCGGCCTAACTCACTTTCTACGGTTGCGAGAGCTGCCGCTGCTTCTTCTGCAGCATCTTCGTCTGTGTTGTCTTCCGACATCATCATGTCATCGGCATCTGGCGCTTCTTCAAAAACGCGGATACCCATGTCATTTATCATCTGGATAATATCTTCAATCTGATCGGAATCGACCATGTCTGCAGGTAAGTGGTCGTTCACTTCTGCATAGGTTAAATAACCTTGCTCTTTACCTTTAGCGAGCAACAGTTTGAGTTGCGACTGCGGAGTGTGATCCATAGATATCATCCAATTTTGGGGAACTGATAAAACGATAGGCCAGTTAGCTATGCTAAGTGGCACGCAAATCGTCAATTATAGCTGTGTGGGCTAACCTTAGCTAGTCCATGGCAATGTTTGTTCGCATATTCTTAACGAATAATCTGCGAACTACTTCGCTATGCCTTTCATTATAGAAATCAGCTTAGTTAGCTGTATTTTTTCAACTTTCGTTAAAGCCTGTTTCAGGCTTAACTCCTGATATCGTTGTTCAATATATTGGTTGTTTAACCAAATCAGGGTTTGTTTAAACTCTGGCAGTACGTTTTCATCCGCCACTTGATGATCCCATTGGGCTAGCTTAATTAGAGTGCTTTTTTGGTCATGCTCTCTATGCATTTCAAGTAGTTGTGCGCTGTTTAACGTTTGCTCTCGAGTTATATCTAACAAATGATTGAGCAATTCTATGCCGGTCATTTGTAATCGATTTAGTGCTGGCTGTTTTGCCAAACCAAAGCCTAAGCTGGGGGTTTGGACTAGGAGGGCAATGGCCAATCTTAATGGCGTGCCGCGACCTTGTAAGCCTTTAGCATTTAATGGTTTCTGTTTTGCAACATTGATATTAATATCTCTTCTTAATTCAATGATGTTATTCTTTTTCATTCTATATGCTAAGTTTTTTAACAATATTCCTTGCAAAACACTGTCTTGTACCTTTTCTATGTACGAAATAGCATCTTTCGTCAACGCAGCTTCATTCAGACCATGCATTAACGCTAAATTATCAAATAAAAAGGCTTCTAATGTGCTACTTGCTGAATAGCGACTTTCAAATTCTTCTTTTCCAATCTTACGAATTAATGAGTCAGGGTCTTCTCCTTCAGGAAGAAACATAAACCTAACTTGAACACCTGGTTTTAATATAGGAAGAGCTGTATCAAGAGCACGCCAAGCTGCTGCTTTTCCCGCCTTATCGCCGTCGTAACAGCAAATAACTTCCTTGGCACTACGTAATAAAAGTTGAAATTGTTCTGCCGTAGTTGCTGTGCCTAATGACGCTACAGCATAATCAACCCCAAACTGGGCGAGTGCGACGACATCCATATATCCTTCAACAATTAATACATGCTGAGGATCACGGTGCTTTTGTTTTAGCTCATATAAACCATAAAGTTCATTACCCTTATGAAATATGGGCGTTTCTGGAGAATTCAAGTACTTTGGGGTACCGTCACCCAAAACTCTTCCACCAAATCCAACCACACGACCACGACGATCGCGTATTGGGAACATTAATCTGTCGCGAAAACGGTCATAGCGTTTACCGCTATCATTGGCAATTAACATGCCTGCTGTCAGTAATTTATCTTGGGCGGGCACATTTTGCCTGTAACGACCCAGTAAACCATCCCAACCGTCGGGAGCAAACCCAATGCCGAACTGCTCAACAACTTCAGTCGATAATCCGCGAAACTCAAGATAGTCGATAACTTTCTGTTTGTCTGTATGCTGCCTCAACTGGCTTTGATAGAAGAGGTTGGCTTCTTCCATCAGTTCGTATAAATCTCGACTTAATCCTTGATCAGGTCTTTTTCCTGTGCCTTGCTCTCGTGGTACTGCAAGACCAAGCTGACCGGCAATTTCTTCAATGGCATCAACAAATTCTAGGCGATCATATTCCATGACAAAATCAATAGCATTGCCATGGGCACCGCAGCCAAAACAGTGGTAAAACTGTTTGTCTCTACTGACGGTAAAAGAGGGTGATTTTTCGCTATGAAAAGGACAACAAGCCGAATGGTTCTTACCGGCTTTTTTCAACGGCACTTTACGATCGATTAGATCGACTATATCTACTCGAGCTATTAGCTCATTGATAAAATCACGAGGTATCGCCATTGATTGCTGTTGTTCTCGAATTTACTTTATCAACTGATTTAAACAAACAAGCCGTGCAAGTGCACGGCTTATTCAACATTAAAAATTGATTACTTCAATTTAGCGCGGATCATTGTACCAATGGCACTCATATCTGCACGGCCTTGAACTTTAGATTTTAATGCTCCCATTACTTTACCCATATCCGCCATGGTTCCAGCACCAACCTCAATAATTGTTGCATCGATAATCGCTGCAACTTCATCTTCGGTTAGCGGCGTAGGCAAGAAGTTTTCGATTACTCGAATTTCTTCTGCTTCTGCCTCTGCCAACTCCGGACGATTCGCTGCTTCATATTGAGCAATCGAATCGCGGCGTTGTTTAACCATCTTGGTTAATACAGCTATTGTCTGTTCATCAGTCAGTGTTTCGCGGGTATCCACTTCAATCTGTTTGATGGCAGAAAGAGCCATACGAATTGTTCCTAGGCGCACTTTTTCTTTAGCGCGCATAGCATCTTTCATTTGGTCTTTTAGCTGTTCGGTTAAGTTCATAATGAGATTAATATAAACGTACGCGACGTGCGTTTTCGCGAGAAAGCTTCTTAGCTAGACGCTTAACTGCAGCTGCTTTTGCACGCTTACGGGCAGTAGTTGGCTTCTCGTAAAATTCACGAGCACGCACGTCAGCTAGAATACCTGCTTTTTCACAAGAGCGCTTGAAACGACGAAGAGCTACGTCGAATGGTTCGTTTTCACGTACTTTAATAATTGGCATACGCCATCACCCCCTTAGGTGTAGTTATGCTGGATGACTAAATCGACTAAACTTTTTTAGTGATTTAACTCAAACCAAAGGCTATTTAAAATGGTGCGGAATTTTACACCGAGCGGTGACCATTTGTAAACCCCCTGACT
The Shewanella vesiculosa DNA segment above includes these coding regions:
- a CDS encoding FAD-binding and (Fe-S)-binding domain-containing protein; amino-acid sequence: MLQSNLTVLADKLGQLLEPSRVHTDYIRRVAWGTDASFYQKRPQMVVHTKDEAEASKVLAQCYQSATPVTFRAAGTALCGQAISDSVLMVAGLHWNRFKVLEAGKKVQMQPGVIGSRLNSALAPLGWKFGPDPATIASAMAGGIVSNNASGMNCGTHHNSYQLIDSARIIFADGSILDTANAQSREAFKQQHPDMIKGIEAIRDEIMANQELVNRIKRKYSIKNVTGFGMNSFVDHHDPIDIILHLMVGSEGALGFLSEITMNSVVKNNFSASAMVYFDSLRGACEAIVELRRDAFNETNAAELLDNFALKAVAQSKYQTPDFLKHVHKDVTAVLFETFGDSQEQIDANVAKMSVIMAKHGLYRDVEFTQDPAVVTNMWAIRKAIFPLAGSMRPVGTSCIIEDIAFPIEVLPQATIDLQNLSFAHGYDDAVIYGHALEGNYHVIFAQDFSTKAEVERFEGFMQGMADLVVGYDGSLKAEHGTGFGMAAFVEKEWGSAVYDLMKRVKKTLDPNGILNPGVIINDDPLCHAKGFKPMPKVHDIVDKCIECGFCEPHCVAHGLTLSPRQRTAVARVMKTLEATGDEPDVLADLKKNYPYFAIDTCAADGLCKLGCPMAIDTGKYMKVLRAEGASNMDKKISDFTADRFGSMESVARFALGATDISRKVIGESGMGAITKIVRKIMPSMPIPLWTEGMPTRGKALPTAKTSGDMKAVYFPACLNRMMGTSAKHDDQRSLPETIVSLFEKANIEMILGEKTKGLCCGQPWESYGHDEAADRKSDELSVWLLKASNNGEYPILVATTACLERMRRACDSRLQMYGPEEFAFEFLVDRLHINKVVDKVAVHPTCTTRKLGMAGKLTELAKLCATEVVVPEKVGCCGMAGNRGMNYPELNEHGLRHLKEETKDQGCTHGYSVSATCDVGLTTHSGIPYKNILTLLDKASSKKQH
- the rpoD gene encoding RNA polymerase sigma factor RpoD yields the protein MKKRKKATKGLILKKLKKNSLNLEKPTKKSLAIIATKGRDHPEAIGSLFVIGELFKEFRLVPKQFDRLVKSMRNMMDRVRIQERLVIKLCVEQAKMPKKNFIKAFTGNETNLDWFNKEKASTKPYAEGLRMITDDVTRCVTKLGAIEVETDLTIAGIKDINRRMSIGEAKARRAKKEMVEANLRLVISIAKKYTNRGLQFLDLIQEGNIGLMKAVDKFEYRRGYKFSTYATWWIRQAITRSIADQARTIRIPVHMIETINKLNRISRQMLQEMGREPSPEELAERMMMPEDKIRKVLKIAKEPISMETPIGDDEDSHLGDFIEDTTLELPLDSATSESLKNATHEVLAGLTAREAKVLRMRFGIDMNTDHTLEEVGKQFDVTRERIRQIEAKALRKLRHPSRSEILKSFLDE
- a CDS encoding RNA polymerase sigma factor region1.1 domain-containing protein, with the translated sequence MDHTPQSQLKLLLAKGKEQGYLTYAEVNDHLPADMVDSDQIEDIIQMINDMGIRVFEEAPDADDMMMSEDNTDEDAAEEAAAALATVESELGRTTDPVRMYMREMGTVELLTREGEIVIAKRIEEGINTVQSSVSEYPQAIAMILEQFDKYEAEELRLSDIISGFINPDDDDVAPTATNIGSELADSKKDDDDDDDDDDDDEEEEEGNKGPDPEEAKEKFTQLREAYEKKLSDHCHKRP
- the dnaG gene encoding DNA primase, with product MAIPRDFINELIARVDIVDLIDRKVPLKKAGKNHSACCPFHSEKSPSFTVSRDKQFYHCFGCGAHGNAIDFVMEYDRLEFVDAIEEIAGQLGLAVPREQGTGKRPDQGLSRDLYELMEEANLFYQSQLRQHTDKQKVIDYLEFRGLSTEVVEQFGIGFAPDGWDGLLGRYRQNVPAQDKLLTAGMLIANDSGKRYDRFRDRLMFPIRDRRGRVVGFGGRVLGDGTPKYLNSPETPIFHKGNELYGLYELKQKHRDPQHVLIVEGYMDVVALAQFGVDYAVASLGTATTAEQFQLLLRSAKEVICCYDGDKAGKAAAWRALDTALPILKPGVQVRFMFLPEGEDPDSLIRKIGKEEFESRYSASSTLEAFLFDNLALMHGLNEAALTKDAISYIEKVQDSVLQGILLKNLAYRMKKNNIIELRRDININVAKQKPLNAKGLQGRGTPLRLAIALLVQTPSLGFGLAKQPALNRLQMTGIELLNHLLDITREQTLNSAQLLEMHREHDQKSTLIKLAQWDHQVADENVLPEFKQTLIWLNNQYIEQRYQELSLKQALTKVEKIQLTKLISIMKGIAK
- a CDS encoding GatB/YqeY domain-containing protein, which gives rise to MNLTEQLKDQMKDAMRAKEKVRLGTIRMALSAIKQIEVDTRETLTDEQTIAVLTKMVKQRRDSIAQYEAANRPELAEAEAEEIRVIENFLPTPLTEDEVAAIIDATIIEVGAGTMADMGKVMGALKSKVQGRADMSAIGTMIRAKLK
- the rpsU gene encoding 30S ribosomal protein S21; amino-acid sequence: MPIIKVRENEPFDVALRRFKRSCEKAGILADVRAREFYEKPTTARKRAKAAAVKRLAKKLSRENARRVRLY